The sequence ACTATTTCAGATTCCCAGGGTTTAATTTCTACCCGGTTGCTGGTGTATCTTGGACTCAGGCTAATGTATATTCTAAGTGGAGAACTGAGTATGTACAGGAGTTGATTAGAAAAGAAAGAGAAATTGATTCTACTTTCACCAAAAATCAACTGATTGAGCGTGGAGTAGCCATGGCTGATTTCAGACTTCCAAATGAAGGTGAGTGGGAATATGCCGCCAAAGCAATGATCGGTACTCAGTATTTAGACGAAAATCAGGAATATGGTAGAATCTATCCTTGGGATGGTCGTGGAGTGAGAAACCCATACAACGTAAAGAGAAAAGGAAAGCAAGGTGATTTCTTGGCAAACTTTAAAAGAGGTCGTGGTGACTATGCAGGTATTGCAGGTAACCAAAGAAATGACGGTGAAATCCTTCCTACCAACGTGTATGATATGGCTCCCAACGATTTTGGATTGTATCACATGGCTGGAAACATGAACGAATGGGTATATGATATCTACAGACCTCTTTCTTATCAAGATTTTGATGACTTAAACCCTTTGAGAAAAGATGGCGTTTATGATGAAATCGATAACTACGAAACTTCTATGCTAAGCGATGAGTTTAGAGTTTACAAAGGTGGATCTTGGAAAGATGTAGCTTATTGGCTAGCTCCAGGTACTCGTAGATTTATGCACCAGGATTCTGCAACTAACTCTATTGGTTTCAGATGTGCAATGATCTCAATCGGAGAAAAAGGAAAATAATTCTTAATGATAGTTGAAGAGCCCCGAGCGAATTTTCGTGTCGGGGCTTTTTTATTTCCAAAGAATCAGGAAATTTTACAGCATGGAAGAGAATCAAGGAATCCGAATCAATAAATACCTGAGTGAAGTAGGTTTTTGTTCCCGAAGAGAAGGTGATAAGCTTCTCGAAGCAGGGAGGATTACTTTAAATGGTAAAATCCCGGAAGTGGGCACTAAAGTAATGCCCAATGATATTGTGAGGGTAGATGGCAAGCCAGTGGGTAAGCCGATTCAAAACCATGTGTATATCGCATTCAATAAACCCGTAGGGATAGTTTCCACCACCGATACCAAAGGGGAGAAGAATAATATGATAGACTATATTGGGCACCCTCAAAGGATTTTTCCAATCGGTAGATTAGACAAGGACAGTGAAGGCTTAATTTTCCTGACCAGTGAAGGAGATATTGTCAATAAAATTCTGCGGTCCAAGAACAACCATGAAAAGGAATACATTGTCACTGTGGACAAGCCTATCAACGATCGCTTTATTCAACGCATGAGCTCTGGGATTCCCATTTTGGACACTGTCACTGATCCCTGTAAAGTGGAACGGATTTCCCGATTCAAATTCAGAATTATCCTCACCCAAGGGCTGAATCGCCAAATCAGAAGAATGTGTGAATATTTGGGATACGAAGTAAAGCAATTGAAACGCATCCGAATTATGAATGTACACCTGGATATCCCGGTAGGTAAGTGGAGAGACTTAACCGAAAAAGAACTGAAAGAGCTCAACTACCTGGTAGCAGACAGTTCAAAAACCTTCGATTAACTCCTATTTTCTCTGATAAACCCGAACATAATCCACTTGATACTCCCTTGGAAAATCTGTAGGAGAAGGATCTCCTCCGTTAGAGCCAATAGCCAAATTCAGTAAAATATAGTGGGGTTGATGGAACGGGTTAAACCCATCAGGGTTTAAGGTTTTGCTTAGGTCAATTTCATTCAATAGAACTTCATCCAGGTAGATTTTGATAGATTCTTCCGTCCAATCCATCTTCCAAATATGGAATTTTTCGGCCCATTGAGGGTCATTTTCTAAAAATTTAGAAAGTGGGATCTTAGCTTCGTCCCAATTGGCTCTTTTGGTTGCATCCGCCCAAGCAGCATTGGCTAAAATGGTCTGCTCTCCTTTTATCTGATAAAATTCCATCACATCAATTTCTCCATTGGCAGGCCAAGGTTTAGTAACTCCAAGGGTCCAAATCGCAGGCCACATTCCTGAAGCTGTATCAATCTTAGCGCGGACTTCCAAAATGCCAAATTGAAATTCATACTTGCCTCTCGTATTGATACTAGAAGAAGTATATTCAGCAAATTCCCGTGCTTTTTTCCAATTATCGCTTCCCGCTTCAAAACCAGGATTAGCTAGCTGTTCTCTTCTCCCTTGGATCAGGAGTATCCCATTTTTCTGGCTAACGTTGGCCTCCTGATACCATTGAAGTTCGTTATTTCTGACAAATCCCTTTTCAAAATTCCATGTGGAAAGATCAACGGAACCCTCTTCATTAAACTCTTCTTGCCAAACAAGTTGATATCCTGTCGGGATTTCCTGAGCAAAGGAAGGTTGCATCATTACAACAACTAAAAAAAAGAAAAGAGATCTGAAAATGATGTTCATAAAAACAAGGTTTGAAAAAGGAAGGTACAGCATTTTCGAATTTGTTAAGTCAGAAAATCCTTCAAGCAGTAAGAAATAGTGATTAAAGGCTTAGGGGAAAAACTCGGACAACTCAACATCCAACCAATTGAATTTCAAATCATTAATTTAAAACCAACGTATAAAGAGTATAACCAAAACCCAAAATAATATGAATGCTGTACAAAAAATGGAACACTGGGCAGATGCCCATCATCCACAATGGATTGACTTTTTACGAGTGGTATTAGGCCTATTTATCTTTTACAAAGGGGTCTTATTTATATCAAATACAGACGCTCTCCTTGAAACCATGAAAAATGCGGATCTCCAATTCGTCAATTTAGGGTTGGCTCATTTTGTAGCTTTTGCCCATTTGGTAGGAGGAATTTTGATCGCCATGGGATTGGTCACCCGATTTGCCATAGCCTTCCAAATCCCAATTCTTTTAGGGGCCGTATTGTTCGTGAATATTAATCAAGGCTTTTTATCAGTCTCTAATAACCTGGAATTTGAAACATCTATTTTGGTATTGGTACTGCTGATTGTCTTTTTAATATTCGGATCAGGAAAATTTTCGGTAGATCATTGGATGAAAAAGCACCCAAATGGCTAATCCCTTTTAATCCACTCTTCTATAGGTCAGGGCTCCAACACAACTATTTACTCTTCCATTAGGAGTATCATTGCAAGGATACACCAAATCAAAAGATCTGTTATTTGGAGAAAAAATCATACTACCTGTAATGGGGTAGGTGCCTGTAACTTCCGCTTCCTGAAGATTTTCTTTTGGAACATATAAGAGGTATGCATCCAATTTTAGCTCATACATCTTGGTAATATTCTCCGTGTAGGACTCTCCACGGAGTTCGTATGTTCCAATTGCATTACTATAATAACCAAGTATGGTAGTAGTCTCACTTTCTCTGATCAAAATACTTTTCTCCAAAGTACCATCTGTCTGAAAAATATATTGGAAGATAAAAAAGACTTTCTGATCGGAATTATAAACTGCACGCTGCCAAATTCCTTCAAGCGGACTGAGCGGTAGTATGTCTTTGTCTTCTTTACAGGAAAATAAACCTAAGAGAATTGTAAAAAGAAAAATTGCCCGAAAGATTTTCATAGAATACTAATTTTAGAAAGGAGGAAAACTTTTCCCAATAACGAAATGGTTGAAGCAATTGCAACGATCGGAGTTTAATCCTTCAAACCAGCTTTTCCTCTTCCGATTGGAAGGTTATAATAGATAGCAAGCTGAGAATGTTTATTACTTCCCTGGTTTTTCATCACATTCACTATTCCTCCTACATATCTGATACCTACTGCATCTATCTTATACTTCCCGATGAAAGCTCCAATACCCACAATATAGGAAGCATCAATTTGATTGATTTGATTTTTTACATCCACTTCCAGCGACAATTCTCCATCTGGGACTTCCTTCTCAAAATAGTCTTTTGCTTTCCTTGTCCTCCAAGAAAACTGTGCTCCTCCTTCAAGAAACAACCCCATATCAGTTAAATATCGAATGGTGGGAGCCGCACTTAAGTAGCTTATTTTTCGATCGAACTTGGTTCCTGAATAAAGAGCATCCAGTTCTGGATCCATTAGCGAGTAGGCTGGAACTCCTGCTGCTCCTCTGACATATTTACCTAATAATTCCAAATTCCAAGCCCAATGATCATCAAACTTTCGGCTGAAAAACAAGCCTAAATTCAAAGAGCCCAAACCCAATGCTTTAGAATCTTCAATGTTTGTAATCCCATTAAAGCTGTAATCTACATGCAATCCAAAGGCATTGTTCTCTGTATTTAATTTATCGCCAAAAATTAAGCTCATCAACACTTGAGCATTTGAATAACTTACTACTCCAAAAAATAATAAAAATGTAAAAACTAGGTTGGGACGCAACTTCATATCTGTTATAGATTTAACTCAATCTATTGTTTTTTATGGATGCCTGCAAACCTATAATTCAAATTCAATAAAAACTGACTCCTTTTCCCAAAAACACCTACTTCTGTTCGTAGCATCCAGTTCTTATTGTGCTGATATTGTGTACCCAATATCATGTTAAACCTAGCCGATACTTCCTTATCTAACTTATAATCAATACTTGTTTCTGATGGATCAATACCATTTGCAAAATCTTCCAATCTACCAATAATCTGTTTGGCTACCAGTCTTTGGGTTGGGGGTAAAGTATCGGCCCATTCATTTAAAATGGAAATAAAGTTGCCGCCTCCGAAACCAGGGAAAATCTGCTCTATTAAGATGGACCCTTTTGTATCACTCTGAATAGTCTGGTAAAATACCCCAGCCCATACAGACATATTCCGCTGTGGATTTTTAAGTGAAGGTATGGTGTGACCAATTCTTAGACTTGAATTGTAAGCAGGGATTGGTTCCACTATCACATCTACATCCACAAAATTAAAATTATTGTCCCAGGCAGCCCATAAAGGGCCCCAAGCTCCGGTTAAGGTACCTCCAAAACCAAAACTCTTTGCATTAAAATGTTGTGATGTCTGAAAGCCTACAGGTTGAATCAGTGTGATGTCTGTTTGGGTAGTTCCTCCTCCAAACATTCCATAGATGTTTAAAAATGGTAAGACCCATAAATCAGGCCTCACCGTGTAAGCATTGGTGGATGCGATTGTTGGCCCAAACTTGATCAGATTACTTACAT comes from Algoriphagus halophilus and encodes:
- the gldJ gene encoding gliding motility lipoprotein GldJ, with the translated sequence MRLSNKSWGMWTAALAIVAGSVLTSCNKTPGYGRRTANNPGKKSATTGAEFSFDENDSTNFFVAKNAEQIPGPNLKFIQGGRAVLGSQEEDVMAFRDNQERTVTISNFYMDETEITNNDYREFLFDMKKKVSADSLLKLEPSENVWSGAMSFNDLYQSYYFRFPGFNFYPVAGVSWTQANVYSKWRTEYVQELIRKEREIDSTFTKNQLIERGVAMADFRLPNEGEWEYAAKAMIGTQYLDENQEYGRIYPWDGRGVRNPYNVKRKGKQGDFLANFKRGRGDYAGIAGNQRNDGEILPTNVYDMAPNDFGLYHMAGNMNEWVYDIYRPLSYQDFDDLNPLRKDGVYDEIDNYETSMLSDEFRVYKGGSWKDVAYWLAPGTRRFMHQDSATNSIGFRCAMISIGEKGK
- the rluF gene encoding 23S rRNA pseudouridine(2604) synthase RluF; protein product: MEENQGIRINKYLSEVGFCSRREGDKLLEAGRITLNGKIPEVGTKVMPNDIVRVDGKPVGKPIQNHVYIAFNKPVGIVSTTDTKGEKNNMIDYIGHPQRIFPIGRLDKDSEGLIFLTSEGDIVNKILRSKNNHEKEYIVTVDKPINDRFIQRMSSGIPILDTVTDPCKVERISRFKFRIILTQGLNRQIRRMCEYLGYEVKQLKRIRIMNVHLDIPVGKWRDLTEKELKELNYLVADSSKTFD
- a CDS encoding outer membrane beta-barrel protein, with the translated sequence MKLRPNLVFTFLLFFGVVSYSNAQVLMSLIFGDKLNTENNAFGLHVDYSFNGITNIEDSKALGLGSLNLGLFFSRKFDDHWAWNLELLGKYVRGAAGVPAYSLMDPELDALYSGTKFDRKISYLSAAPTIRYLTDMGLFLEGGAQFSWRTRKAKDYFEKEVPDGELSLEVDVKNQINQIDASYIVGIGAFIGKYKIDAVGIRYVGGIVNVMKNQGSNKHSQLAIYYNLPIGRGKAGLKD
- a CDS encoding DoxX family protein, with protein sequence MNAVQKMEHWADAHHPQWIDFLRVVLGLFIFYKGVLFISNTDALLETMKNADLQFVNLGLAHFVAFAHLVGGILIAMGLVTRFAIAFQIPILLGAVLFVNINQGFLSVSNNLEFETSILVLVLLIVFLIFGSGKFSVDHWMKKHPNG
- a CDS encoding glycoside hydrolase family 16 protein; this translates as MNIIFRSLFFFLVVVMMQPSFAQEIPTGYQLVWQEEFNEEGSVDLSTWNFEKGFVRNNELQWYQEANVSQKNGILLIQGRREQLANPGFEAGSDNWKKAREFAEYTSSSINTRGKYEFQFGILEVRAKIDTASGMWPAIWTLGVTKPWPANGEIDVMEFYQIKGEQTILANAAWADATKRANWDEAKIPLSKFLENDPQWAEKFHIWKMDWTEESIKIYLDEVLLNEIDLSKTLNPDGFNPFHQPHYILLNLAIGSNGGDPSPTDFPREYQVDYVRVYQRK